Sequence from the Rhizobium sp. TH2 genome:
AGTTTCGAAATGGCAGTACCGAAAAGAAAAACAAGCCCGTCGCGTCGCGGTATGCGCCGTTCCGCTGATGGCCTCAAGGCTCCGACATATGTCGAAGACAAGAATTCCGGCGAACTGCGCCGTCCGCACCATGTCGATCTGAAGACCGGCATGTATCGCGGCCGTCAGGTTCTGACGCCGAAGGAAAGCAGCTGATCTTACGAGCCTCTGGCTCTTGAGTAAAATGAGGGCTGGCAGAAATGCCGGCCTTTTTGTTGTCCGAATGAATCATGATCAAATACCGTCTTTGTCGTTATAGGAATTTATACTAAGACTTCCGTCAAATTGAACTCATGAGGAACCCGACCGATGGCCGCCATACCGCTGATGCTGATCCCGTTCATCCTCTACAATCTGGCGATGGTCGGCGCCTTTGGCGGCGGCGGCACCGCCGCGCTGGAAACCATCGTGACCAGCGTCAACATGATGTCCGGCGCGACCTGGACCATGTCGCTCGGCGACCTCTTCATCGTCATCGCCCTCATCATCCTGTTCCTGGAAATCTTCAAGGCCACGCGCCGCTCGTCGGTGGCGCTGCTCGATCACCTTTTCTCGATGGCGCTGTTCGTAGTCTTCCTGGTGGAATTCCTGCTGGTGCAGGGTGCGGCGACGCAGATCTTCTTCATCCTGATGCTGATCAGCCTGGTCGATGTGATCGCGGGATTCACCGTGTCGATCAAATC
This genomic interval carries:
- the rpmF gene encoding 50S ribosomal protein L32; translated protein: MAVPKRKTSPSRRGMRRSADGLKAPTYVEDKNSGELRRPHHVDLKTGMYRGRQVLTPKESS